One genomic window of Arthrobacter caoxuetaonis includes the following:
- a CDS encoding glycoside hydrolase family 15 protein, whose amino-acid sequence MWLSGAMATPIEDYALLSDLHTGALVSRNGSIDWLCLPRFDSPSVFGALLGSKDHGRWLVAPSAPGARVLHRAYLDSTFILQTHWRTDSGEVLVTDFMPVKDRRASVVRRIEGLSGRVEMRQELEVRFNYGTTVPWMRRDRQGGAERLLAIAGPGAMVLHGGNIPHGSDHHHTGSFIVGEKEQVDLELVWYPSHRPAPKRNDIDACLASTTAYWRNWSGLCVDSARYQEPVLRSLLVLRALTHEDTGGIVAAPTTSLPEEFGGTRNWDYRYCWLRDAALTLEAMMTHGYSEEALHWRNWLLRAVAGDPDDLQIMYAVDGGRDLPERILTQFTGHAGAVPVRIGNGAVDQYQADVVGTVMVALARLRDRGIQEDGFSWPLQRALLGFLERHLEDPDHGIWEVRGEPRFFTHSRVMMWAAFDRAARAASQDGLSGPVEIWEALRDGLRAEIIDKGYDAGRNTFVQSYGSSLPDAALLQLPQVGFLDYDDPRMLGTVEFLEQELLNPAGLLLRYRSESGVDGLEPGENPFLACSFWLVEQYARTGRSADAGALMDQLVGYANEVGLLSEEYDTSGDRMAGNFPQAFSHLALVRAADAIQSAPAAAQQPSHQPVPPMERSL is encoded by the coding sequence GTGTGGTTGAGTGGTGCAATGGCCACTCCAATCGAGGACTACGCCCTGCTTTCGGACCTCCACACCGGCGCCCTGGTGTCGCGGAACGGAAGCATTGACTGGCTCTGCCTTCCGCGGTTCGATTCGCCCTCCGTCTTCGGTGCCCTGCTCGGCAGCAAGGACCACGGCCGGTGGCTGGTGGCACCCTCCGCTCCGGGCGCACGGGTGCTGCACCGGGCCTACCTGGATTCCACCTTCATCCTGCAGACCCACTGGCGGACTGACTCCGGGGAAGTCCTCGTCACGGACTTCATGCCGGTCAAGGACCGCAGGGCCTCCGTGGTGCGGCGGATCGAGGGCCTGAGCGGCCGCGTAGAGATGCGCCAGGAGCTCGAGGTCCGCTTCAATTACGGCACCACCGTCCCGTGGATGCGCCGCGACAGGCAGGGCGGTGCCGAGCGGCTGCTGGCCATTGCCGGGCCCGGTGCCATGGTGCTCCACGGAGGCAACATTCCGCACGGCAGCGACCATCACCACACAGGAAGCTTCATCGTCGGAGAAAAGGAGCAGGTGGACCTGGAGCTGGTGTGGTATCCCTCCCACCGGCCCGCCCCCAAGCGCAACGACATTGACGCCTGCCTGGCCTCCACCACTGCCTACTGGCGGAACTGGTCGGGGCTCTGCGTTGACAGCGCCCGCTACCAGGAACCGGTGCTGCGCTCACTGCTGGTGCTCCGGGCGCTGACCCATGAGGACACCGGCGGCATAGTCGCTGCTCCCACCACGTCACTGCCGGAGGAGTTTGGCGGTACGCGGAACTGGGACTACCGCTACTGCTGGCTGCGGGATGCGGCCCTCACCCTCGAAGCAATGATGACCCACGGGTACTCGGAGGAAGCCCTGCACTGGCGCAACTGGCTGCTGCGGGCGGTGGCGGGGGATCCGGATGACCTGCAGATCATGTACGCGGTGGACGGCGGCCGGGACCTCCCCGAGCGCATCCTGACGCAGTTCACGGGCCATGCCGGTGCCGTCCCCGTGCGGATCGGAAACGGAGCAGTTGACCAGTACCAGGCCGACGTCGTCGGCACCGTCATGGTGGCCCTCGCCCGCCTGCGGGACCGCGGGATCCAGGAAGACGGTTTCTCCTGGCCGCTGCAGCGGGCCCTGCTCGGGTTCCTGGAACGCCATTTGGAGGACCCGGACCACGGGATCTGGGAGGTTAGGGGGGAGCCGCGCTTCTTCACCCATTCGCGGGTGATGATGTGGGCTGCCTTCGACCGGGCTGCACGCGCTGCCAGCCAGGACGGGCTGTCCGGGCCGGTGGAAATCTGGGAAGCCCTGCGGGACGGACTGCGGGCGGAGATCATAGACAAGGGCTACGACGCCGGCCGCAATACCTTCGTGCAGTCTTACGGGAGCTCGCTGCCGGACGCCGCCCTGCTCCAGCTGCCGCAGGTGGGGTTCCTGGACTATGACGATCCACGGATGCTCGGGACCGTGGAATTCCTGGAACAGGAACTTCTCAATCCTGCCGGGCTGCTGCTTCGCTACCGCAGCGAGTCCGGCGTCGACGGTCTGGAGCCGGGCGAAAACCCCTTCCTGGCCTGCAGTTTCTGGCTGGTGGAGCAGTATGCCCGGACTGGCCGGAGCGCCGATGCCGGGGCCCTGATGGACCAGCTTGTAGGGTATGCGAACGAGGTAGGGCTGCTCAGCGAGGAATATGACACCAGCGGTGACCGCATGGCGGGGAACTTTCCTCAGGCGTTTTCCCATCTGGCCCTGGTGCGCGCTGCCGACGCGATCCAGTCGGCGCCGGCCGCCGCTCAGCAGCCGAGCCACCAGCCGGTTCCACCGATGGAAAGAAGCTTATGA
- a CDS encoding zinc-dependent alcohol dehydrogenase — protein sequence MKAVTWQGKRKVSVEEVPDPVIEQPTDAIIRITSTALCGSDLHLYEVLGPYMNAGDIVGHEPMGIVEEVGSAVTNLKPGDRVVIPFQIACGQCFMCRQGLQTQCEVTQVREKGSGAALFGYSELYGSVPGGQAEYLRVPHADYGPIKVSSEGPDDKYLFLSDILPTAWQGVQYANVPDGGTLAVYGLGPVGQFAARIGTHLGYRVIGIEPEAERRELAARHGVEVLDFSKDLGDELREMTQGRGPDSVVDAVGMEAHGSHVGAFAQAAVGLLPDALAQKAMETAGMDRLSVVHSAIDAVRRGGTISLSGVYGGTASPMPLMTMFDKQLNFRMGQANVKRWVDDLLPLVEDPADPLGVLDLVTHRAGLEAAPELYEKFQKKEDGCIKVVFQPGLN from the coding sequence ATGAAGGCAGTCACATGGCAGGGCAAGCGCAAGGTCAGCGTCGAAGAAGTACCGGATCCGGTGATCGAACAGCCAACGGACGCCATCATCCGCATCACCTCTACCGCACTCTGCGGTTCGGACCTTCACCTGTATGAAGTCCTGGGCCCGTACATGAACGCCGGGGACATCGTGGGCCACGAGCCCATGGGCATTGTCGAAGAGGTCGGCAGCGCCGTCACCAACCTCAAGCCCGGCGACCGCGTGGTCATCCCCTTCCAGATCGCCTGCGGCCAGTGCTTTATGTGCCGCCAGGGCCTCCAGACCCAGTGCGAGGTCACCCAGGTCCGCGAAAAGGGTTCCGGCGCAGCGCTGTTCGGCTACTCCGAACTCTACGGTTCCGTTCCGGGCGGGCAGGCCGAGTACCTGCGCGTCCCGCACGCCGACTACGGCCCCATCAAGGTCAGCTCCGAAGGCCCGGACGACAAGTACCTTTTCCTTTCGGACATTCTTCCCACCGCCTGGCAGGGCGTGCAGTACGCCAACGTGCCCGACGGCGGCACCCTTGCCGTTTACGGGCTGGGCCCGGTGGGCCAGTTCGCGGCGCGGATCGGCACGCATCTGGGCTACCGGGTCATCGGCATCGAACCCGAGGCGGAGCGGCGGGAACTGGCAGCACGCCACGGCGTTGAAGTGCTGGACTTCTCCAAGGACCTTGGCGATGAGCTGAGGGAGATGACGCAGGGCCGCGGCCCGGATTCCGTGGTGGACGCCGTGGGCATGGAAGCACACGGCTCCCACGTGGGCGCTTTCGCCCAGGCAGCCGTGGGCCTGCTCCCTGATGCGCTGGCCCAGAAAGCCATGGAGACTGCGGGAATGGACCGCCTCTCCGTTGTGCACAGCGCCATCGACGCCGTGCGCCGCGGCGGCACGATCTCGCTAAGCGGCGTCTACGGCGGCACGGCAAGCCCCATGCCGCTGATGACCATGTTCGACAAGCAGCTCAACTTCCGCATGGGCCAGGCCAATGTGAAGCGCTGGGTGGATGACCTGCTGCCGCTGGTCGAGGACCCCGCCGATCCGCTGGGGGTACTGGACCTGGTGACCCACCGGGCAGGGCTGGAGGCAGCCCCTGAGCTGTATGAGAAGTTCCAGAAGAAGGAAGACGGCTGCATCAAGGTGGTCTTCCAGCCGGGGCTGAACTAG
- a CDS encoding DoxX family protein, which yields MNKQSASAAALAALLSVSAVNHFRSPGFYAQVVPRSLCRDKQGRFGVLTRSQWISTSGAAEIAAAAGLLVPATRRAAATGTALMFAAFIAGHVSALERAFGERGSDRERVIHSLRLPLQLPLIRWAWSLRKA from the coding sequence ATGAACAAGCAGTCCGCCTCAGCCGCTGCCCTGGCCGCGCTGCTCAGCGTCAGCGCCGTCAACCACTTCCGCAGCCCGGGGTTCTACGCGCAGGTGGTGCCGCGGAGCCTCTGCCGGGACAAGCAGGGCCGGTTTGGTGTCCTGACGCGGAGCCAGTGGATCAGCACCAGCGGTGCGGCAGAGATTGCCGCCGCAGCGGGTTTGCTGGTTCCGGCCACCCGCCGGGCCGCGGCCACAGGCACGGCACTGATGTTCGCCGCGTTTATTGCCGGCCACGTCAGTGCGCTTGAGCGTGCCTTTGGGGAGCGGGGCTCGGACCGAGAGCGGGTCATCCACAGCCTGCGGTTGCCCCTCCAGCTTCCGCTTATCCGCTGGGCCTGGAGCCTCAGGAAGGCTTAA
- a CDS encoding acetate/propionate family kinase yields MLILVVNSGSSSLKYQVRDTDTREVLAKGLIARIGEGDVPDHHTAMLLLSEQVRDAMGDKRIDAVGHRVVHGGERFSQPVLVDNEITRAIERLSPLAPLHNPASAMGIRAVAEQYPGVPQVAVFDTAFHRTLPERAWRYAIPQTLYRRYGIRRYGFHGTSCAYVSEIAAGFLGIPVDRFDGIVAHLGNGASVTALKEGRSIDTSMGFTPLAGLVMGTRSGDIDPSVLVFLEREGYTAEELDDLLNRESGLLALGGAADMRELTAEADGGNGQAELALEISAYRLAKYIGAYHVAVDGAKAIVFTAGIGENDDPYRARVLKHLGALGVRLDEEANASPSKDTRRISTADSAIEVLVVPTDEEEAIAEATAETVLAAGRE; encoded by the coding sequence ATGCTGATTCTGGTGGTCAATTCAGGTTCATCTTCACTCAAGTACCAGGTCCGCGACACGGACACCCGTGAAGTCCTGGCCAAGGGCCTCATTGCCCGGATCGGCGAAGGGGACGTTCCGGACCACCACACGGCAATGCTGCTGCTGAGCGAGCAGGTGCGCGATGCCATGGGTGACAAACGGATCGATGCGGTAGGGCACCGCGTGGTGCACGGCGGCGAGCGCTTCAGCCAGCCGGTACTGGTAGACAACGAAATCACCCGCGCAATCGAGCGCCTCAGCCCCCTGGCGCCGCTGCACAACCCGGCGAGCGCCATGGGAATCCGTGCAGTCGCCGAACAGTACCCGGGTGTCCCCCAGGTCGCCGTCTTTGATACGGCGTTCCACCGGACACTTCCGGAGCGCGCGTGGCGTTACGCCATTCCGCAGACCCTCTACCGCCGGTACGGCATCCGGCGCTACGGCTTCCACGGCACCAGCTGCGCGTACGTCAGTGAAATCGCGGCGGGATTCCTCGGCATACCGGTAGACCGGTTCGACGGCATCGTGGCGCACCTGGGCAACGGCGCGTCCGTTACCGCCTTGAAGGAGGGGCGCAGCATCGACACCTCCATGGGCTTCACCCCGCTGGCCGGACTTGTGATGGGAACCCGCAGTGGGGACATCGACCCCTCGGTCCTGGTGTTCCTGGAACGAGAGGGGTACACGGCCGAAGAGCTGGATGACCTGCTCAACCGCGAGTCGGGGCTCCTGGCCCTGGGCGGGGCGGCGGATATGCGGGAACTTACGGCTGAGGCTGACGGAGGAAACGGGCAGGCTGAGCTGGCGCTGGAAATCTCTGCGTACCGGCTGGCCAAGTACATCGGCGCCTACCACGTGGCCGTGGACGGCGCCAAGGCGATCGTCTTCACCGCCGGAATCGGCGAGAACGACGACCCCTACCGGGCCAGGGTCCTAAAGCATCTTGGTGCGCTCGGCGTGCGGCTGGATGAAGAGGCGAACGCCTCGCCCTCCAAGGACACCCGGCGCATCAGCACAGCGGACTCGGCCATTGAGGTACTGGTGGTCCCCACCGATGAGGAGGAAGCCATTGCCGAGGCAACAGCGGAGACAGTCCTCGCAGCGGGCCGGGAATAA
- the pta gene encoding phosphate acetyltransferase has protein sequence MARGIYVSAMTPGSGKSLISLGLADMLHRHADRVGFFRPIVEGTDRDDDPVVRLMQRRFNLSTSNCRGGLTRPELRALLVAGERGEVDARCMAIYSEIAANCDVVIVEGTDLSGHDVALEFDLNARLANNLGAVVIAVVNGLDVGIEEVADAVDVARRELTAAKCDILAMMVNRAAESAVDEIRAHVRPGASHRPVYVLPELNEISQPSVSEVSKALNARQVAGSTSLERDVTGVKVAAMTVGNFITQLADGSLVIAPGDRADVMVAALASSFSSEFPVPSGMILTGGLPVDPGILALLAQAPFPVFAVDSDTYAAARDVSQVRGEIATGQRRKVAAALGVWSRYVDEKELLERLELPRPEKTTPLRFLNELIVRARTNRQHIVLPEGLDLRILRAAEILRRRDVCALTILGPEMQVRELAASEGIDLSGITFINPATSGLRDDFAREYQQLRANKGVTLEDAHERMLQGAYFGTMMVKLGRVDGMVSGAAHTTANTIRPALEFIRTKDGVKIVSSVFLMLLQDRVLVYGDCAVNPEPDAEQLADIALASAATAAQFGITPRVAMLSYSTGSSGKGGAVEKVRQATEIVRTQRPDLPVEGPIQYDAAVDASVAASKAPGSTVAGQATVFIFPDLNTGNNTYKAVQQSAGAVAVGPILQGLRKPVNDLSRGCTVEDIVNTVAITAVQAQED, from the coding sequence ATGGCCCGAGGTATCTATGTAAGCGCCATGACTCCCGGATCCGGCAAGTCTTTGATCAGCCTGGGCCTGGCCGACATGCTGCACCGGCACGCAGACCGGGTGGGATTCTTCCGCCCGATCGTGGAGGGAACGGACCGCGACGACGATCCGGTGGTCCGCCTGATGCAGCGCCGCTTCAACCTCAGCACTTCCAACTGCCGCGGCGGGCTGACCCGCCCGGAACTCCGCGCCCTCCTGGTAGCCGGTGAACGCGGCGAAGTGGACGCGCGGTGCATGGCAATTTACAGCGAAATCGCAGCGAATTGCGACGTCGTCATCGTCGAAGGGACGGACCTCTCGGGGCACGACGTCGCCCTGGAGTTTGACCTCAATGCCCGTCTCGCCAATAACCTGGGGGCAGTGGTCATCGCCGTCGTCAACGGCCTGGACGTAGGCATCGAAGAAGTAGCGGACGCGGTGGACGTGGCACGGCGCGAGCTGACTGCCGCGAAATGCGACATCCTGGCGATGATGGTCAACCGGGCCGCGGAGTCCGCCGTCGATGAAATCCGGGCACATGTCCGGCCCGGGGCGTCACACCGCCCGGTCTACGTGCTGCCCGAGCTGAACGAGATCTCGCAGCCATCCGTCTCTGAGGTCTCCAAGGCATTGAATGCCCGGCAGGTTGCCGGCAGCACGTCGCTGGAGCGGGACGTGACCGGCGTCAAAGTCGCAGCCATGACCGTGGGGAATTTCATCACCCAGCTAGCGGACGGTTCGCTCGTGATCGCCCCGGGCGACCGTGCGGACGTCATGGTGGCCGCCCTCGCGTCCTCCTTCTCCTCCGAGTTCCCTGTTCCCAGCGGCATGATCCTCACCGGCGGGCTTCCCGTGGATCCCGGCATCCTGGCCCTGCTGGCGCAGGCACCCTTCCCGGTGTTCGCTGTGGACAGCGACACCTACGCGGCGGCCCGCGACGTGAGCCAGGTACGCGGGGAGATCGCCACCGGGCAGCGGCGGAAGGTTGCTGCCGCACTCGGCGTCTGGTCGCGCTACGTGGATGAGAAGGAACTCCTGGAGCGGCTGGAGCTTCCCCGCCCGGAGAAGACCACTCCTCTGCGTTTCCTGAACGAGCTCATTGTCCGCGCCCGGACAAACCGGCAGCATATAGTCCTGCCAGAGGGCCTGGACCTGAGGATCCTCCGCGCCGCGGAGATCCTGCGCCGGCGCGATGTCTGCGCGCTGACCATCCTTGGCCCGGAGATGCAGGTCCGGGAATTGGCTGCCAGCGAAGGCATCGACCTGAGCGGAATAACCTTCATCAATCCGGCAACCAGCGGACTGCGGGACGACTTCGCCCGGGAGTACCAGCAGCTGCGCGCCAATAAGGGCGTCACGCTGGAGGACGCCCACGAACGTATGCTCCAGGGGGCATACTTCGGAACCATGATGGTGAAGCTGGGCCGCGTCGACGGAATGGTGTCCGGTGCGGCGCACACAACGGCCAACACCATCCGCCCGGCGCTGGAGTTCATCCGCACCAAGGACGGAGTGAAGATCGTTTCCTCGGTCTTCCTGATGCTGCTGCAGGACCGGGTCCTGGTCTACGGCGACTGCGCAGTGAATCCGGAGCCTGATGCCGAACAGCTTGCTGACATCGCCCTGGCTTCCGCTGCGACCGCGGCACAGTTCGGCATTACCCCGCGGGTAGCCATGCTCTCCTACTCCACCGGGTCCTCGGGCAAGGGCGGCGCTGTGGAAAAGGTCCGGCAGGCAACCGAAATTGTCCGCACGCAGCGCCCGGACCTGCCGGTGGAGGGACCAATCCAGTACGACGCCGCTGTGGACGCGTCCGTGGCGGCGTCGAAAGCACCGGGATCGACCGTCGCGGGCCAGGCGACGGTGTTTATCTTCCCGGACCTGAATACCGGCAACAACACGTACAAGGCGGTGCAGCAGTCGGCCGGCGCAGTCGCCGTCGGACCGATCCTGCAGGGCCTGCGCAAACCGGTCAATGATCTCTCCCGCGGCTGCACGGTTGAAGACATCGTGAACACCGTGGCTATTACAGCCGTACAGGCACAGGAGGACTAA